In Exiguobacterium acetylicum, the genomic stretch AACCGTCCGATAGTAACCGGTCATGACGCAGTCGTCCTTCTTCTTGAAATCCATGTCGCTGATAGAGACGAATGGCGCCGAGGTTCGTCTCGACGACCTCGAGCTGAATTTTTTGCAGGGATTGCGCTTTTGCCCAAGCAATCATTCGTTCCAGCAGTTGGGTACCGATTCCTTGCCCCCAGTCGGATTGAAGTACACCGAGTCCAAATGATGCCTTGTGCGCGAAACGTTTTAAATGAAAACCACGACATCGGGCGTAGGCGATGAGTCGTCCATCGCGCTCGACGACGAGGATACGATCCGGAACCGAGGAAGCGCGTAACTGATCTGCGAAATCCGTCGCGGTCATCACGTCCTCACCAGGCATTCGGTCGAAGTATTCCGTTTCCGCATCGAGTGTTTGGCGGAGTTCAGCGAGGGCTTCAGCGTCACTGAGTCGAGCCGGTCGAATCTGGTACCGTTGTGTATCGAACGAGTGGTGCATCGTCTGCATATGTAATCCTCCGATCTAAATGGAATATGCTATCATTATGGCAGGAATGGTATCATTTGTAAATTTAAGGAGAGAAGAAATGAAATCAATTAGGGTCAGAACAATACGAAGGAATAACTCAAAAAAGAATGATTCGTCTTTTTGCATTTTTTCTATCGGAGATTCGTGTGACGCGCCATTTTTTACAAAGATAAGGGTGACAGATGATTATTCTGCCACCCTTATCTTTGTAGAGAATAATTTATGAATCACCCTCCATGATGTGTTCAACAAATGTTGTTAACGCCGGACGTGCACGATCCAAGCCGACATGTACGTCAGTGTTCCGATCGATAAGACAAGAGCAATCGCAAAAAACGGAAACGCTGGATACAGTTGAAGTAACGGTTGCTCGAACAAAAAGGCAATCATCAGGACGGGAAGACTGATCATAAAAGCAACGTACGCTGCTCGAGTCGCTTTACCGGTGATCAGTGCCTCACGTTCGTCGGAGTCGGAAAATTCTGCTGTTGCGAACGAACGCGATCGGTCTTCTCGTAAGAAATAGCTGACGATCGAGAGGACAATCGCAATCACTAGCACTGGAAGGACACCCATTACATCTAATTTCAGCGACAATCCCGTACCGGATACAGGATCATCTTGAAATAACTGCAGATTAGCATGAATGACACTAATGAGATAAGCAGCTAAAAAGTAGAGACAACAATTAAGTAAAGATTGAGTGACGACACGTTTCATCGGGATTCCTCCTCTAATTGAAATAGTTCTTCGATCGGGCAATCAAAGACGCGGGCAATCTGCATCGCGAGTAAGAGCGACGGCGTATAGCTCCCTTTTTCAAGCGAGATGACGGTCTGGCGAGTCACACCGATTCGTTCCGCGAACTGCTCTTGTGTCCACTTGTGCTGTTGACGATAGAGGCGGACATGGTTCGTCAGTTTCATCTGACGACCTCCTTTCCAGTTGTTTACATTGTAAAGTCAGTTTTACATTTTGTAAAGTAGACTTTACGTCATGTATGTAAAAAATGGAGCTGACTCAAAAGTCAACTCCAGTCATGTGATGATCATCTAAGTCATTCCAGAGGATCAGTCCTTCGAAGCCTAAGTGAATATTAAAATACGTAAGGTGTCAAAATGACAGCCGTGAGACAAGCGAACGTCGTCCATCCCTGATGATGATGTAAGGATAAGAAAAGCGTGACCAGCCCAGTGATCGTCATACCGGATAAAATCCATCCTAGCCCAAACTCCGTGCTATTCGAAGCAATCGGGATGCTTAATAAGTAAGCTGTCGCGTGTGGAAAGAAACCGATGGTATCTAACAGGATACCGCCAAAGACACCAGTTAGCAGCAAGCCGATCGACAGACGAAATAGTGCGTTGCGTTTAATCATATGCATACTCCTATTCTGTTTGGTTGACGCAAGAAATCCTACTTTGCGCCTATTCAATATGTTTCTACAAAAAGCGATGAATTCCTTTCTGTTATCTATCCCTGAACTTTATCAAAAATCCTCGCTTCTGCACATCAATCGGAATATTCAGATAATTATCGGGTATTCTGTTGAAAACGCCATCGCCGATTCAGTGGAAAGGAGAAGAGAAGATGATGCCTGAACTGATACCGGATGACCGGGAGCTCGAACGAAGGATTCGGATCGTCCATCTATTGCGAAAACTGGGGAAGACGGACGAAGCGATTGCCCGATCCTTGTATGTTTCGATTGAATGGGTTCAATCGATTTATGAAGAAGACGACTGGCAGCAAATGCAATCATCCTAAGGCAAGGACGTCTCGTCCTTGTTTTTTCGCGTGTTCCGGTATACTAAAACAAGCATCTTAAATCGAGAGGATGAAGTGAAATGAACGTTGCCATCATTGGAGCAGGAATCAGTGGTTTGTATCTCGCGACGCGTATGCAGGAGCTTGGACACGACGTGACGATCTATGAAGCACGCGACCGAATCGGCGGGAGAATTGAGACGGTCGATTTCAACTTAGCAGGACAAGCATATGCGTTTGACCTTGGACCGACTTGGTTTTGGCCGGACAGCGAACCACTGATGGTTGATTTGATCCATCGATTCGATTTACCGACACTGGAACAATATACGACGGGTGCGCTTCGACTTGAACGGGCTAACGGCATCGAGGCGCATGTGGTTGCGAATCAACCGACGGCGCTTCGCCTTCGTGACGGAATCCGCTCCGTTGCTACGGCACTTGCTGCACGACTCACACCGGGAACGATTCGACTCAAGTCTCCCGTCAGTCAGATTGATGTCACGAACCGGAGGGTCATCAGTTCAGGAAGGAAGAGTCAACCGTTCGATGAGATCGTTCTCGCACTCCCACCACGTTTAGCGGCAAGACTATCGTATGTGCCAGCTTTACCTGAAGCAGTCCTGGATGAACTCGAAGCATTACCGACCTGGATGGCGCAGCAAGCGAAATGTCTGATTTTTTACGAGAATCCGTTTTGGCGTGATTCGGGCTTGTCCGGTCAGGCAATCAGCTGGACTGGGATGGTGCAAGAGATTCATGACGCTTCCCCACAAGACGGACCGGGAGCGTTGTTCGGTTTTTTCCGGACGCCGGCACGTGAACGACGGTTATTGACCGAGGCGGAAATCAAGGAAACGGTACTCGCGCAGCTGGTTCGTCTGTTCGGTGAACAAGCGCGTCAGTCGATTGGTTGGGCATATAAAGACTGGTCGACGGATAGTTGGACAGCAACACGAGCCGATGCAGCACCGCTCGTGGATTTCCCGGCATATCATGCCGTTAATATCGGAGTGGAGCATGCAGCGATTTCACTGATTGGGACAGAGACCGATCCAAGTTATGGTGGACACTTAGAAGGCGCCTTACGATCCGTTGAACGCTATTTAGAAAAGAGAGGAGCAGAAAAATGATCGAGACGCTACATTATGATGTGTTCACAACGACGCCAGGTAGCGGTAATCCAGCTGGGGTCGTCTTAGACGCCGATCAATTGACTGAGGCGGAAATGCAACGAATCGCTCGTACGAATGGCTTTACCGAGACGACGTTCGTCCTGTCATCCGAGCAAGCGGACTACCGCATGCGCTACTTTGCACCGGAACGGGAAATGGACTTATGCGGACATGGCACGATCGCTGCATTGACGGCACTTGATTCAAAAATCAGTTTATCTACGGCATGTCAGATCGAGACAAAGTCAGGCATCTTGCCAGTGATGCGTTTAGCGAACGGCATGTTACGCTTGCAACAGGGACAACCACGATTACATCAGTTTGACGGTGACATAAAGCACGTTCTAGCCGCGATTGGTCTTGAATTGACACATCTCGATGACCGATGGCCAATCGTATACGGCAGTACTGGGAACTGGACACTGCTCCTCCCGATTCGTCGACTTGAGGACTTCCACCGGATGATACCGGATAACCAAAGCTTTGCCACCGTGTTGACCGATCTCCCACAAGCCTCGATTCATCCGATTTGTTTCGATACATATGACCGACAAGCGACGATCCACGGACGTCACTTCTCGGCAACAGGAGCAGGGAGCATCGAAGATCCGGTTACGGGAACAGCGAGTGGTGTGATGGGTGTCTATTATCGAAAATTCATCCAGCCACTTGAAACGGAAACAGCGATCATCGTCGAACAAGGACACGAGATGGGACGACCCGGACAGGTCGGAATCCGTATTTCTGGCGAAGGTCTTGATCACAGCCAATGGAAAGTCGAGATGGACGGGCAAGCCGTCTTTGTCGACGTCAAGAGAGTGGGAGAGGAAGAGGCAGATGTTGAAACATTTCATTTGGGATTTTGACGGCACCTTGTTTGATACGTATCCGGTGTTAGTCGATGTGTTCGTGGAATTACTCGAGCGAGAGGGGCGAACGGTCGAACGTGAGCAAGTAGCAGAGTTGATGGCGATTTCAGCAAAAACGGCGTATGAGACGTTTGATGTGTCTGAAGCATTCATTCTGAACTACAAGCAACAAAAGATGATGATCGAACAAGAACGATCTGAACCGTTTCCCGGAATTTGTGAACTGCTAGAGGCGTTATCGACGAGAGGTGCGACGCATCATATCGTCACCCATCGCGGAACATCGATTCATGCGTTGCTTGCAAAACACGGGTTGACCCATCATTTTCAAGACGTGTTGACGGCACCGGATGGATTCGCCCGGAAGCCAGATCCGGAAGCTGTCACGTATTTAGTCAATCGGCATCAGATGGCACGAGACGAGACGGTCATGATTGGAGACCGGGAACTCGATGTCTTAGCCGGACATCGTGGCGGTATCAAGACGTGTTTGATAAGCGAACATACGAGTCAGACCGTTGCGACGTATACCGTAACGTCGCCTGGTCGATTAAAGGAATTGTTACTGACATAACGACAGCCCCGCTTCCAGTGATGGAAACGGGGCTGTTTTTTAAGAAGACATTCGATCTGCTTCGGTGGCTTCAGCGCGTGGTGCACGCCAGAAATACGTCAGTAAAATGCCGACTGCGAGCATGACTGTCGCGAAATAGAACGGATAGTTCAAATTGACGTCAAAGAGTAGTCCACCAACGATCGGTCCGAGGATGTTGCCGATGCTCGTAAACATCGAGTTCATTCCGCCGACGAATCCCTGTTCATCTCCGGCAATTTTCGAAAGATAAGTCGTGACAGCGGGGCGCATCAAGTCAAAACCGACGAAGACGACCATCGTCACGAGAATGATCGAGAGATAGTTCGTCACGAACGTCATCAAGACGACGAGCAGTGTCGAACCGATCAAACTGTACCGGATTAAACGAATCTCACCGAACCAGCGTGTCA encodes the following:
- a CDS encoding HAD-IA family hydrolase, which encodes MLKHFIWDFDGTLFDTYPVLVDVFVELLEREGRTVEREQVAELMAISAKTAYETFDVSEAFILNYKQQKMMIEQERSEPFPGICELLEALSTRGATHHIVTHRGTSIHALLAKHGLTHHFQDVLTAPDGFARKPDPEAVTYLVNRHQMARDETVMIGDRELDVLAGHRGGIKTCLISEHTSQTVATYTVTSPGRLKELLLT
- a CDS encoding helix-turn-helix transcriptional regulator, coding for MKLTNHVRLYRQQHKWTQEQFAERIGVTRQTVISLEKGSYTPSLLLAMQIARVFDCPIEELFQLEEESR
- a CDS encoding flavin monoamine oxidase family protein; this encodes MNVAIIGAGISGLYLATRMQELGHDVTIYEARDRIGGRIETVDFNLAGQAYAFDLGPTWFWPDSEPLMVDLIHRFDLPTLEQYTTGALRLERANGIEAHVVANQPTALRLRDGIRSVATALAARLTPGTIRLKSPVSQIDVTNRRVISSGRKSQPFDEIVLALPPRLAARLSYVPALPEAVLDELEALPTWMAQQAKCLIFYENPFWRDSGLSGQAISWTGMVQEIHDASPQDGPGALFGFFRTPARERRLLTEAEIKETVLAQLVRLFGEQARQSIGWAYKDWSTDSWTATRADAAPLVDFPAYHAVNIGVEHAAISLIGTETDPSYGGHLEGALRSVERYLEKRGAEK
- a CDS encoding GNAT family N-acetyltransferase, whose product is MQTMHHSFDTQRYQIRPARLSDAEALAELRQTLDAETEYFDRMPGEDVMTATDFADQLRASSVPDRILVVERDGRLIAYARCRGFHLKRFAHKASFGLGVLQSDWGQGIGTQLLERMIAWAKAQSLQKIQLEVVETNLGAIRLYQRHGFQEEGRLRHDRLLSDGCFYDTVLMGLQL
- a CDS encoding PhzF family phenazine biosynthesis protein; translation: MIETLHYDVFTTTPGSGNPAGVVLDADQLTEAEMQRIARTNGFTETTFVLSSEQADYRMRYFAPEREMDLCGHGTIAALTALDSKISLSTACQIETKSGILPVMRLANGMLRLQQGQPRLHQFDGDIKHVLAAIGLELTHLDDRWPIVYGSTGNWTLLLPIRRLEDFHRMIPDNQSFATVLTDLPQASIHPICFDTYDRQATIHGRHFSATGAGSIEDPVTGTASGVMGVYYRKFIQPLETETAIIVEQGHEMGRPGQVGIRISGEGLDHSQWKVEMDGQAVFVDVKRVGEEEADVETFHLGF